Within Lytechinus variegatus isolate NC3 chromosome 15, Lvar_3.0, whole genome shotgun sequence, the genomic segment CCAATCATGATGGAAGTCTCTGAAAACAAGGCTAGATCCGCTTTCTGTCCCGACCAATCAGAACGATTCCCTTGCTGTTCCGAAATCTACACACTCCTCTTCTACATTCCTGCAGCTTCACAAGCGACTGCCCCTGTTCCATCAAAGGTATGGTAGCCTCTTCAGGGACCCGTTTCACAacggacttgcaactgttgcaactttgccattatggcaacttcCACGGTAaacttgattctgattggctgctgagccctgttaccatggtagttgccattatggcaaagttacaacagttgcaaatcctttatgaaacgggccccaggtgcgGTGatacaggggagcgtttcatgaaacagaCAGCCAATGATATTTCACTGGCAACTCTTCACTGAGCcagtcagatgcaaggatttcagtagcttataacaaaataatcGGTGACCATTATGTTTCCTGAAATGCTCTCCTGGATATCCGATCACAGATGGGaatctttttttcatgtgaACTCAGAAGACTGTTCCATATcgtttagagaaaaatattttgggaAATATGAGCGCCGTTTGTACCGATATTTTATAGaacaattatttgttatataatcattatttattaaataatagcaataatttttttatataatttacattttatatgtaaataatttctattatgtaaaataacatttttaatcatttgtaTATAATTCCAAGTCATActttggagcgttgtggcccagtggattagtcttcggactttgaaacagagggtcgtgggttcgaatcccagccatggcgtaatttccttcagcaagaaactaatccacagtgtgctgcactcaacccaggtgaggtaaatgggtaccggtaggaagtaattccttaaaaagctgtgtgcgctatgaacgcctagcttagccgggtaatataggagcgccttgagcacctaacaaggtggatatgtgcgcaatattaTATTTGTcgtttgtaaataatgaaaaacaaaaatacattatttataaataattattgtttaatgaataatgattatataacaaataattgttctttataatattggTACAAACGGCGTCTCATAGGGAAAATGTGTTTATATTAGCACGAAATGGCGTTTTTTCTGCATAAAACGGCAGGTAACGTACAGAAACAAAAAGTGTATGTATGGCAAGAAATCACGTCATATTCGGCGAAACATAATTTTCTCAAAGGCGAAAAAAGGGTGTCGCTCAAAACATGCTGTAATAAAGATTCTGGGGGCAAAATATTTTAAGAATGGATTGAAAGATTACAGATTTTCGTATCTCCCCTACCTGAATACTaggggggcacaatatcaaatgcccccacCCCCTACTATTTTCGGTCTTTtatgatagaaagaaagaaattaaaatgtattttggacgagatgaacCTCTCTTATTGggtgataacattttttttttgcttgtcaaatttattttgatcgaaAAGACCTTACATTTGggatgataacccttttttccagcccctggtccccctatcTTTGGacagagatttccgccctttgGAGGGGCCCCCGTGGCATTCTCTTCTATAGTAGGTCAGCAAGTTATTTCAAGATGAGTTGAATTTTAACCCCAAAATATTTCTCTTGATTCCCTAATTTGAAAGGAATCCGGTGTGTCACTTCTAAATGCGACAGCTCCTCAGGAGTTCTATGGCATCACCTTTGACGGCAGACCAATCAACGAGAATGTAACTGAGAAATACAACCAGCTTGCGGATTACCTCGAAGAGCAGGAACTTCGTTTCGAAGATGACGATTACATAGTTGCAAGTGAGTACGCACTAAGAGATAGGGGATCAAATTTGAACCCTCCGGGTTGGTACAATAGCTGCACCCAAATTATGCTCATTTGAGGGTGCATTTAGCTATGTAAAGTACCCTATAGGGGGCGAAATTGAACAATGTAATTAactttcaaatttgaaccctttTTAATGTCAAGTACTATGCACCTTAACAGGTTCATATTTGCACCTATTAGGGTGCGAGCGAGCATTTCTTGGTGTATTTAATGATATACAGAGGTGCATTTTTTCACCTTTTGCCACTTTGGGTGCAAGATTACACCCCTAAAAGCTGGTACAAGTGCTTCATTAGGGTTCAAacatttcttagtgtgtatctTTCAACCTGGCAGCAGGGGCACATTACCCCTTGCCATTTTGTTACTCTACAGTACATGAAAAATGCAATTTCTTAATCTATTTAACTGCCACCTTTTAtagctgatatttttttcttatttctttttggtTACCTTTTGTATTCAGCCGCTCATTTGCACCTTCTAATAAGTGGCCCTTTTGACCTTTAAACACACTTGATGCAGTTTTTCTTATAGTTTGATTTGGTTTTAGCTCTAAAAACGAGGAATGATATTCTTCACCAGTATTTACCAATTAAGAACTGTCCTCTTCATCTGATATGTATGGGTTTTCCGTTAATGAAATAGTCAATCTTAATCACATAATTTATTTGCTTATCGAATACGTTATTTGATAATGACTACGTTGACTTATTCATGTTTCCTTTTGTTCGTGAATATTCAGTTcataattatgcttatttcGTTTCAGCTTACGATGCACCGTTCCGACCACCGCCTCATCGCAATGAAATCCTGCTTCCCATCAAGAAACACAGGAAGAGAGGCAACAACGACGGCGTCAACACTGGGAATGATGACCAAAACAACCAAGGTCAAGGTCAAGGACGGGGTCGTCGTCGGAGACGTGACGTGGGTGCATTCGCCAACATCGATCTTATTCCGTTTTGAGCATGAGGATGTAGCCAACCGACGTCATGAATTCTGGGCAAAGTATAGCTTTGATAATCACGTGATGACGGCTGATACTGTTTGATGAGGATATTtagtttgtttctttgtttttaactCGGTAGATTTGGATTGTTTGTCTGTGTGTTGATAAATGGTTGTATTATCATACtactacacagtaaaaacgctgtttaaaatttttatatacaacgctgtttactatatgaaccttacagtaattgtttaaacagtttaaacaagtgtttaaaatcttaaacaacaaagtttgattttcaatACCTAATCTTCAatgaattaaacatgattgtttaaactgttaaacaactaaacagcgttgtataaaatcttaaacagcgtttttactgtgtagagGACTTAAGACGTCTGGGGTAAACTAACAATCAATCCGTTTTCAGGTATCTAAAACTGTTTTGAGGTATCAGATGTGGTTGTGCAACAGACATTCTCCTGGTATTAATCTGCCATGTTAATTACTTTGGGCAGACTAAGGAAGCTTGATCCTGATTTTGCAAAAACTTGGTATAAATATTAGAAATATAATTTATGACAACTGCATACATTTGTGATTCGACCGTATGATTGTAATAACCTTTGGCCATAACCTACAActcaattgattaaaaaaaaatgtgaaaccGAGGGGATTCgtatgtgtgtggggggaggtATGAGCTTCAATTTTGAATtcttatatttatatatttatataaggCGTTTTATTGTGTTGTACGTGGGCCAATTTTCTTACATAGACCCATGCGCTCTGGTGATAGTCTTGATACGTAAACCTTTTTATTAACCAATTCTGCAATAAATGTTTTTATCTTAATAGAATAACATGATTGTTTATATTGAtcgtgtattttttttgttaatattgtagTTTTTATCGTGCTAGTGGGTTCAGTAAATACTGCAATGAATGTTCTTCTAAACATTCATGTGATTGTATTAAGATACTGATAATATTATGGATATACTACAAGAATACGGACtgttgcattgtgggtaattGAACAAATGACTAATTCGAGTAATTCAGGACTTGATCATATGCTTTTCGATTTGGTGGTTAAATCATATCTT encodes:
- the LOC121429307 gene encoding uncharacterized protein LOC121429307 is translated as MLVVCVLALTIAGLAAGIPTPEPPNGIRQCARSECPVYTELETFSSDIFKRRIEPGIWARRIAPTCNKTAAVGLVYLDLHNYFMDNGISRTTPIMMEVSENKARSAFCPDQSERFPCCSEIYTLLFYIPAASQATAPVPSKESGVSLLNATAPQEFYGITFDGRPINENVTEKYNQLADYLEEQELRFEDDDYIVATYDAPFRPPPHRNEILLPIKKHRKRGNNDGVNTGNDDQNNQGQGQGRGRRRRRDVGAFANIDLIPF